In Sphingomonas sp. R1, a single genomic region encodes these proteins:
- a CDS encoding glycoside hydrolase family 3 protein codes for MPASLKLLLATTMLVATPAVAQLTPTALSSTAHPDKWPAAKSQGLIDPATEKFVSDLLAKMTLEEKVGQMIQADIGSIKPEDLLVYPLGSILAGGSSPPIGAPDRSPRGPWLATAQAFQKAALARKVGHTPIPIMFGIDAVHGNNNVIGATLFPHNVGLGAMRDPALMEKIGRATAEETASVGMDWAFGPTLAVPQDERWGRAYEGYSEEPEVVRSYAGAMIRGLQGAPGTKDRFQKGYVAASAKHFLGDGGTFGGQDQGDTRVSEEALIRIHNAGYPGAVNAGTMTVMASFSSWNGTKMHGNKSLLTDVLKGRMGFDGFVVGDWNGHAQIPGCTPTDCAATFNAGLDMAMAPDSWKGLYESTLAHAKDGTIPMARIDDAVRRILRVKVQMGLFNPARPYESKPEVIGSPEHRAIAREAVAKSLVLLKNSGVLPVKASANVLVAGPGADSMAQQSGGWTLSWQGDGNPNAMFPNGETIFAGIQAAVKAGGGTATLSADGSFTSKPDVAIVVFGEEPYAEMRGDVRTLEFQPGDKQALALLKKLKAAGVPVVSVFLSGRPLWVNSELNASDAFVAAWLPGSEGAGVADVLIGDKAGKPRRDFTGTLSFSWPKTAGQFTLNRGEPDYDPLFAFGYGLSYAKPGTVATLSEVSGVDASLANVSTFFAKGVTPAPFSFATDSGITRKTVDGPATQEGAQQLSWPAGPATLRIGGSDLDLSRETNGELSIRFVYRVDTAPTGPVKLLMEGGKNTGAIDATSLFAGKRGWQTVNVLLKCYQKNGVDVTKVTAPVVLQANGPFVVSLAEARIVSEPNNSVCPGQ; via the coding sequence ATGCCTGCCAGCCTGAAGCTGCTCTTGGCGACCACCATGCTGGTCGCGACGCCTGCCGTTGCGCAGCTGACGCCGACAGCGCTGTCGTCTACCGCCCATCCTGACAAGTGGCCGGCTGCGAAGAGCCAGGGCCTGATCGATCCTGCCACCGAGAAATTCGTCAGCGACCTACTGGCGAAGATGACGCTGGAGGAGAAGGTCGGCCAGATGATCCAGGCCGATATCGGCAGCATCAAGCCCGAGGATCTGCTCGTCTATCCGCTCGGCTCGATCCTGGCCGGGGGCAGCTCGCCGCCCATCGGCGCGCCGGATCGCAGCCCCCGCGGCCCCTGGCTGGCGACGGCGCAGGCCTTCCAGAAGGCGGCGCTTGCCCGCAAGGTCGGGCATACCCCGATCCCGATCATGTTCGGCATCGACGCCGTGCATGGCAACAACAACGTGATCGGCGCGACGCTCTTTCCGCACAATGTCGGCCTTGGCGCGATGCGCGATCCGGCGCTGATGGAGAAGATCGGCCGCGCCACCGCCGAGGAAACCGCCTCGGTCGGCATGGACTGGGCGTTCGGGCCGACGCTCGCGGTGCCGCAGGACGAGCGCTGGGGGCGCGCCTATGAGGGCTATTCCGAGGAGCCCGAGGTGGTGCGCAGCTATGCCGGCGCGATGATCCGCGGCCTGCAGGGCGCCCCGGGCACCAAGGATCGCTTCCAGAAGGGCTATGTCGCTGCCTCGGCCAAGCACTTCCTCGGCGACGGCGGCACCTTTGGCGGGCAGGACCAGGGCGATACCCGCGTTTCCGAAGAGGCGCTGATCCGCATCCACAATGCCGGCTATCCGGGCGCGGTGAATGCCGGCACGATGACCGTGATGGCCTCGTTCAGCAGCTGGAACGGCACCAAGATGCACGGCAACAAGTCGCTGCTCACCGATGTGCTGAAGGGCAGGATGGGGTTCGACGGCTTCGTCGTCGGCGACTGGAACGGTCATGCCCAGATCCCCGGCTGCACTCCCACCGATTGCGCCGCGACGTTCAACGCCGGGCTCGACATGGCGATGGCGCCGGACAGCTGGAAGGGCCTGTACGAATCGACGCTCGCACACGCCAAGGACGGCACGATCCCGATGGCGCGGATCGACGATGCGGTGCGCCGCATCCTGCGCGTGAAGGTGCAGATGGGCCTGTTCAACCCGGCCCGCCCCTATGAGAGCAAGCCTGAGGTAATCGGCTCGCCCGAGCACCGCGCCATCGCGCGCGAGGCCGTGGCCAAGTCGCTGGTGCTGCTCAAGAACAGCGGCGTGCTGCCGGTGAAGGCGAGCGCCAACGTGCTGGTCGCGGGGCCGGGTGCGGATTCGATGGCGCAGCAGTCGGGCGGCTGGACGCTCAGCTGGCAGGGCGATGGCAATCCGAACGCGATGTTCCCCAACGGCGAGACGATCTTCGCCGGCATCCAGGCGGCGGTGAAGGCGGGCGGCGGCACCGCGACGCTCTCCGCGGACGGCAGCTTCACGAGCAAGCCCGACGTGGCGATCGTCGTGTTCGGTGAGGAGCCCTATGCCGAGATGCGCGGCGACGTGCGCACGCTGGAGTTCCAGCCGGGCGACAAGCAGGCGCTGGCGCTGCTCAAGAAGCTGAAGGCGGCGGGCGTGCCGGTCGTCTCGGTGTTTCTCTCGGGGCGTCCGCTCTGGGTGAATTCCGAGCTCAACGCCTCGGACGCGTTCGTCGCCGCGTGGCTGCCGGGCAGCGAAGGCGCGGGCGTGGCCGATGTGCTGATCGGCGACAAGGCCGGCAAGCCGCGCCGCGACTTCACCGGCACGCTGTCGTTCAGCTGGCCCAAGACCGCCGGCCAGTTCACGCTCAATCGGGGCGAGCCGGACTATGACCCGCTGTTCGCGTTTGGCTATGGCCTCAGCTACGCCAAGCCGGGCACCGTGGCCACGCTCAGCGAAGTCTCGGGCGTCGATGCCTCGCTGGCCAATGTCAGCACTTTCTTCGCCAAGGGCGTGACCCCGGCGCCCTTCTCGTTCGCGACCGACAGCGGAATCACCCGTAAGACCGTCGACGGGCCGGCGACGCAGGAAGGCGCGCAGCAGCTGAGCTGGCCCGCCGGCCCCGCAACGCTTCGCATCGGCGGTAGCGACCTCGATCTCAGCCGCGAGACCAATGGCGAACTGTCGATCCGCTTCGTCTACCGCGTCGACACCGCGCCGACCGGGCCGGTCAAGCTGCTGATGGAAGGCGGCAAGAACACCGGCGCGATCGATGCGACCAGCCTGTTCGCCGGCAAGCGCGGCTGGCAGACGGTGAACGTCCTGCTGAAATGCTACCAGAAGAACGGCGTCGACGTGACCAAGGTGACCGCGCCGGTGGTGCTGCAGGCGAACGGCCCGTTCGTCGTGTCGCTTGCCGAGGCGCGGATCGTGTCCGAGCCCAACAACTCGGTATGCCCGGGCCAATGA
- a CDS encoding glycosyl hydrolase 2 galactose-binding domain-containing protein has product MRNSTRAMLVGAAMLAITAVQAAEPDNGGPYNASFLAGGIGIERPLSGADALLRSGAPVTLSAWVKPDLVQQGVVTLIAFGDPAGDCRCLGLRGGALHFFGSGTAVNSTPKLAAGRWAHVAAVIEGGRVRLYLDGKQVGEGALNGAAVDARIALAPVVAGQAHFGGALVSAQLRGVALGASEVQGEAGNPPAFELVQMWRVGVGWDLQKTANIGMTRQQDPWTLPQSATAYTPPIAKPVPTLPSLAPAGPLRWQINGWQLAAAPGIPADGGTLSRPGRPEGTWYAATVPGTVLTTLVDRGVYPDPYYGLNNLKIPESLARQDYWYRTSFTVPAEAAGKRLTLVFGGINYAAEVWVNGQRQGGTRGAFIRGQFEIVPAAGENVVAVRVSPPPHPGIPHEQSIKAGVGENGGQLAIDGPTFVATEGWDWIPGIRDRNTGIWRPVELVATGDVKIGDPHVVTDLPLPRTDSADVYITVPFENRAAAAQPVTIRAAFDDVTVEKTVTAQPGKGEVRFAPAEFHQLTVRNPKLWWPNGYGDPALHDLKIEAAANGQPSDTKALRFGIREVSYDLSLFDHLGQLRRVNLQLTDGSLAGQQLIDVRHEALKQSPTGWAESLTPAGETSKAVTAIPEETLPEPHLVIRVNGVKIAARGGNWGMDDAMKQVSRERLAPYFRLQREAHMNILRNWMGNNDEEEFFELADENGMMVLNDFWQSTQNFQVEPDDAGLFLANARDTVARYRNHPSIIVWFGRNEGVPYPTLNEGLDQLIRELDGTRWYTGSSNVVNLQGSGPYNYRAPVGYFTDLATGFSVETGTPSLSTLESVAATMPAKDRWPLSDTLAYHDWHFGGNGDTKSFMTALTTMFGQPLSFEDFERKAQMMNLETHKAMFEGFLGHLWTKNSGRLLWMTHPSWPSNMWQIYSWDYDTQASYYGAKTAVEPVHIQINQPDNQLVVLNTTRDDQRGLTARTRVVSLDNVQLFARTDKVDAKANRVTTLDAVPLDRLYAASPMLLVELTLSDAKGAIVSRNFYWRGRDDTAYRALESLASVPLEVQASTPKLDGEDKAITVTVANKGTVPVLNAKFTLVDAEGKRILPAYYSDNYVSLLPGQHRVLSVRYPSGITAAPHLTVRGWNVNPATVAATGK; this is encoded by the coding sequence ATGCGCAACTCTACCCGCGCCATGCTCGTGGGCGCCGCCATGCTGGCCATCACCGCCGTGCAGGCGGCCGAGCCCGATAATGGCGGGCCCTACAATGCCAGCTTCCTCGCCGGCGGCATCGGCATCGAACGGCCGCTGAGCGGGGCCGATGCGCTGTTGCGCTCGGGCGCCCCGGTGACATTGTCGGCCTGGGTGAAGCCCGATCTGGTGCAGCAGGGCGTGGTGACGCTGATCGCGTTCGGCGATCCCGCCGGCGACTGCCGCTGCCTGGGCTTGCGCGGCGGCGCACTCCACTTCTTCGGCAGCGGCACCGCCGTGAACAGCACGCCCAAGCTCGCAGCAGGCCGCTGGGCACATGTCGCCGCAGTGATCGAGGGCGGCCGGGTCCGGCTCTATCTCGACGGCAAGCAGGTCGGCGAGGGCGCGCTGAACGGCGCGGCGGTCGATGCCCGGATCGCGCTGGCACCGGTGGTGGCGGGGCAGGCCCATTTCGGCGGCGCGCTGGTATCGGCCCAGCTGCGCGGCGTCGCGCTGGGCGCCAGCGAGGTGCAGGGAGAGGCCGGCAATCCCCCGGCGTTCGAGCTGGTCCAGATGTGGCGTGTCGGCGTCGGCTGGGACCTGCAAAAGACCGCCAATATCGGCATGACGCGCCAGCAGGATCCCTGGACGCTGCCGCAGAGTGCGACGGCCTATACCCCGCCCATCGCAAAGCCCGTGCCGACGCTGCCGAGCCTGGCGCCTGCGGGTCCGCTGCGCTGGCAGATCAACGGCTGGCAGCTGGCAGCCGCGCCCGGCATCCCCGCCGACGGCGGCACGCTCTCGCGCCCCGGCAGGCCCGAGGGCACCTGGTATGCCGCGACGGTGCCCGGCACGGTGCTGACCACGCTGGTCGATCGCGGCGTGTATCCGGATCCCTATTACGGCCTCAACAATCTCAAGATTCCCGAGAGCCTTGCCCGCCAGGATTATTGGTACCGCACCAGCTTCACCGTGCCGGCCGAGGCCGCGGGAAAGCGCCTTACCCTCGTGTTCGGCGGCATCAACTACGCCGCGGAAGTGTGGGTCAACGGCCAGCGCCAGGGCGGCACGCGCGGCGCCTTCATTCGCGGCCAGTTCGAGATCGTGCCTGCGGCCGGCGAGAACGTCGTCGCCGTGCGCGTCTCGCCGCCGCCGCATCCCGGCATTCCGCACGAACAGTCGATCAAGGCCGGCGTCGGCGAGAATGGCGGCCAGCTCGCGATCGACGGCCCCACTTTCGTCGCGACCGAGGGCTGGGACTGGATCCCCGGCATCCGCGATCGCAACACCGGCATCTGGCGCCCCGTCGAGCTGGTCGCGACCGGCGACGTCAAGATCGGCGACCCGCATGTCGTGACCGACCTGCCGCTGCCGCGCACCGACAGCGCCGACGTCTACATCACCGTGCCGTTCGAGAACCGCGCCGCCGCCGCCCAGCCGGTGACGATCCGCGCCGCGTTCGACGACGTGACGGTGGAAAAGACCGTCACCGCGCAGCCGGGCAAGGGCGAGGTTCGCTTCGCGCCGGCGGAGTTCCATCAGTTGACCGTGCGCAACCCGAAGCTGTGGTGGCCGAACGGCTATGGCGATCCGGCGCTGCACGACCTCAAGATCGAGGCGGCCGCGAACGGCCAGCCGAGCGACACCAAGGCACTGCGCTTCGGCATCCGCGAAGTGAGCTACGACCTGTCGCTGTTCGACCATCTCGGCCAGCTGCGCCGCGTGAACCTGCAGCTGACCGACGGTTCGCTCGCCGGCCAGCAGCTGATCGACGTCCGCCACGAAGCGCTCAAGCAGAGCCCGACCGGCTGGGCAGAATCGCTCACCCCCGCGGGCGAAACCTCCAAGGCGGTCACCGCCATCCCCGAGGAGACGCTGCCCGAGCCGCACCTCGTCATCCGCGTCAACGGCGTGAAGATCGCTGCGCGCGGCGGCAACTGGGGCATGGACGATGCGATGAAGCAGGTCAGCCGCGAGCGGCTCGCCCCCTATTTCCGCCTCCAGCGCGAGGCGCACATGAACATCCTCCGCAACTGGATGGGCAATAACGACGAAGAGGAGTTCTTCGAGCTCGCCGACGAGAACGGCATGATGGTGCTCAACGATTTCTGGCAATCGACCCAGAATTTCCAGGTCGAGCCGGACGACGCCGGACTGTTCCTCGCCAATGCCCGCGACACGGTGGCGCGCTACCGCAACCACCCCTCGATCATCGTGTGGTTCGGCCGCAACGAAGGCGTGCCCTACCCCACGCTCAACGAGGGGCTGGACCAGCTGATCCGCGAGCTGGACGGCACCCGCTGGTACACCGGCAGCTCGAACGTGGTGAACCTGCAGGGATCGGGCCCGTATAATTATCGGGCGCCGGTGGGCTATTTCACCGATCTCGCCACCGGATTCTCGGTCGAGACCGGCACGCCCTCGCTCTCCACGCTGGAATCGGTGGCGGCAACCATGCCCGCCAAGGATCGCTGGCCGCTGTCCGATACGCTCGCCTATCACGACTGGCACTTCGGCGGGAATGGCGACACCAAGAGCTTCATGACCGCGCTGACCACCATGTTCGGCCAGCCGCTCAGCTTCGAGGATTTCGAGCGCAAGGCGCAGATGATGAACCTCGAGACGCACAAGGCGATGTTCGAGGGCTTCCTGGGCCATCTCTGGACCAAGAACAGCGGTCGCCTGCTGTGGATGACGCACCCGTCCTGGCCGTCGAACATGTGGCAGATCTACAGCTGGGACTATGACACCCAGGCATCCTACTACGGCGCCAAGACCGCCGTGGAGCCGGTGCACATCCAGATCAACCAGCCGGACAACCAGCTGGTGGTGCTCAACACCACGCGCGACGACCAGCGCGGCCTCACCGCCAGGACCCGCGTCGTCAGCCTCGACAATGTCCAGCTGTTCGCCCGCACCGACAAGGTGGATGCCAAGGCCAACCGCGTGACGACGCTCGACGCCGTGCCGCTTGACCGGCTCTATGCGGCGAGCCCGATGCTGCTCGTCGAACTGACGCTGAGCGATGCCAAGGGCGCGATCGTCTCGCGCAACTTCTACTGGCGCGGCCGCGACGATACTGCCTATCGCGCGCTGGAAAGCCTCGCCTCGGTACCGCTCGAGGTGCAGGCGAGCACGCCCAAGCTCGACGGCGAGGACAAGGCGATCACCGTCACCGTCGCCAACAAGGGCACGGTGCCGGTGCTCAACGCCAAGTTCACGCTGGTCGATGCCGAGGGCAAGCGCATCCTGCCGGCCTATTACAGCGACAACTATGTTTCGCTGCTTCCGGGCCAGCACCGCGTGCTGAGCGTGCGCTACCCGTCGGGAATCACGGCGGCGCCGCACCTCACCGTGCGCGGCTGGAACGTCAATCCGGCGACCGTGGCGGCGACGGGGAAGTAG
- a CDS encoding aldose epimerase family protein: protein MSDIEIVEIARGSLRAQFLTLGATLRRLDVPDRHGQPDNVVLGYADLEDYRRRPPRYYGAVAGRYANRIAGGRVTLDGETFQLTTNEGGNSLHSGPDGFDQQIWSVEARSDTAVTFRLDSPHGWNGFPGDLVARVEYALEDDGLAVRFTATADRATIVNLTQHAYFNLAGESSGTTILGHLLQVPASATTPVTGELIPTGDLAPVDGGPFDFRTPKPIGRDIDADDAQLALGQGYDHNFVLDGPAGFERRIATLFDPGSGRVLEVYSTEPGVQVYSGNYLADGAPGTGGGVYPKCGGLCLEPQKFPDSPNQPGFPSARVEAGETYRHSMAFRFRTAADMDEAFG from the coding sequence ATGAGCGACATCGAGATCGTAGAGATCGCGCGCGGCTCCCTCCGCGCGCAGTTTCTCACGCTCGGCGCGACGCTGCGCCGGCTCGACGTGCCGGATCGGCATGGGCAGCCTGACAATGTCGTGCTCGGCTATGCCGATCTCGAGGACTATCGCCGCCGGCCGCCGCGCTATTACGGCGCGGTGGCGGGACGGTATGCCAACCGCATCGCAGGCGGCCGCGTCACGCTGGACGGCGAAACCTTCCAGCTGACCACCAACGAGGGCGGCAACAGCCTGCATTCGGGGCCGGACGGGTTCGACCAGCAGATCTGGAGCGTGGAGGCGCGCAGCGACACCGCCGTCACCTTCCGGCTCGACAGCCCGCATGGCTGGAACGGCTTTCCCGGCGATCTGGTCGCCAGGGTCGAATATGCGCTTGAGGATGACGGGCTGGCGGTCCGTTTCACCGCCACGGCGGACCGTGCGACGATCGTCAACCTGACGCAGCATGCCTATTTCAACCTGGCAGGCGAGAGCAGCGGCACCACGATCCTCGGTCACCTGTTGCAAGTGCCCGCGAGCGCGACCACACCGGTGACCGGCGAACTGATCCCGACGGGCGATCTGGCACCCGTGGATGGCGGCCCGTTCGACTTTCGCACGCCCAAGCCGATCGGTCGCGATATCGATGCCGATGACGCGCAACTCGCGCTCGGCCAGGGCTATGATCACAATTTCGTGCTCGACGGACCCGCGGGGTTCGAGCGCCGGATCGCCACCCTGTTCGATCCCGGCTCGGGCCGGGTGCTGGAGGTGTATTCGACCGAACCGGGCGTGCAGGTCTATTCGGGCAACTATCTGGCCGACGGCGCGCCGGGGACCGGCGGCGGCGTGTATCCGAAATGCGGTGGGCTGTGCCTGGAGCCGCAGAAATTTCCCGACAGTCCGAACCAGCCGGGCTTTCCCAGCGCGCGGGTGGAGGCGGGCGAGACCTACCGGCACAGCATGGCCTTCCGGTTTCGCACGGCGGCGGACATGGACGAGGCGTTCGGGTAA
- a CDS encoding ROK family protein: MSQAAPRPFAGIELGGTKCVLTLALGPDRILAQETVPTQAPEATLSALETILARWWAETGFAALGIASFGPVCLDFANPQFGHILTTSKPGWSGTNVARRLAAPYAVPMAFDTDVNGAALAEMRWGAGQGLRDFAYVTVGTGVGVGLVVHGLPTRGIGHCEMGHIRVPRLPDDGAPSGCPFHDDCIEGLASGTGIRAALGDEPVETVAADHPVWNRVASAIALLCHTLVATSGPQRIAIGGGVIQRQLHLLDRIDPLLRDSIAGYLEVPPAPYVVAPALGDLAGSLGPIALAMSALDRAHAGFPVEKVA; the protein is encoded by the coding sequence ATGTCGCAGGCTGCACCGCGCCCGTTTGCGGGCATCGAGCTCGGCGGCACCAAATGCGTGCTGACCCTTGCGCTGGGACCGGACAGGATCCTCGCGCAGGAAACCGTGCCCACCCAGGCCCCCGAAGCCACGCTGTCGGCCCTCGAGACGATCCTCGCGCGCTGGTGGGCAGAGACCGGCTTTGCCGCGCTGGGAATCGCCAGTTTCGGGCCGGTCTGCCTCGATTTCGCGAACCCGCAGTTCGGCCACATCCTCACCACCTCCAAGCCCGGCTGGAGCGGCACCAATGTCGCGCGCCGGCTGGCGGCACCCTATGCCGTGCCGATGGCGTTCGACACCGATGTGAACGGCGCGGCGCTGGCCGAGATGCGCTGGGGGGCCGGGCAGGGGCTTCGCGACTTCGCCTATGTCACCGTCGGCACCGGTGTGGGCGTCGGCCTGGTGGTCCACGGCTTGCCGACCCGCGGGATCGGGCATTGCGAGATGGGACACATCCGGGTGCCGCGACTGCCCGACGATGGCGCTCCCAGCGGCTGCCCGTTCCATGACGACTGTATCGAGGGTCTTGCCTCCGGCACCGGCATCCGCGCGGCGCTGGGCGACGAGCCGGTCGAGACGGTGGCTGCCGACCATCCGGTGTGGAATCGCGTCGCCTCGGCGATCGCGCTGCTGTGCCACACGCTGGTCGCGACCAGTGGGCCGCAGCGCATCGCGATCGGCGGCGGCGTGATCCAGCGCCAGCTCCACCTACTCGATCGCATCGATCCGCTGCTCCGCGACAGCATCGCCGGCTATCTGGAGGTGCCACCGGCCCCCTATGTCGTCGCGCCCGCGCTCGGCGATCTGGCGGGGTCGCTCGGCCCCATTGCCTTGGCGATGTCCGCGCTGGATCGCGCGCATGCGGGATTTCCGGTCGAAAAGGTGGCCTGA
- a CDS encoding efflux transporter outer membrane subunit: MRRHSLIPLVLLAGCTVGPHDLSNPVPLPPAQAPGPIAPASGGTQQLVAGAAVVPDWWQGFGSTRLDALVAQALAHNNDLAAAEANLRQAQELARAASGSTGPQVDANYQAQRTRISKALSGPLADQNDYLYTLHTAQLTVAYPLDLFGAGRNKVRSARAAADVAAHRLHAAQATAIANLVLAVIQHAALQAQIDATQAAIRDNRDLVTLLEKRRALGDIGEADVGAQQTALATIEATLPPLERQARHQAGLIATLTGQAPGTAADLPSLAELQLPASLPVALPADIVAARPDVRAAEAQVQGAAADVGSAIAARLPSVTLTGNAGGSATRFLDLFKDGNPFFSILGGVTQPIFHAGQLKHQQRAAEAALDEAKAQYRATALQAFLDVDDAIAGLRTDAEALDAAARADAAASRTLAMTRRQVELGALGTLQLLNASSAASQASVQLVQAKGARLADSVALFLASGSTPADLRAAGR; encoded by the coding sequence ATGCGCCGGCATTCGCTGATCCCGCTCGTCCTGCTCGCCGGCTGCACGGTCGGCCCGCACGACCTTTCCAACCCCGTTCCCCTGCCCCCCGCCCAGGCGCCGGGGCCGATCGCCCCGGCCAGCGGGGGCACGCAGCAACTGGTCGCCGGGGCCGCGGTGGTGCCGGACTGGTGGCAGGGCTTTGGCAGCACCCGGCTCGACGCGCTGGTCGCGCAGGCGCTTGCCCACAATAACGATCTTGCGGCGGCCGAGGCGAACCTGCGCCAGGCGCAGGAACTGGCGCGGGCGGCCTCGGGCAGCACCGGGCCGCAGGTGGATGCGAACTATCAGGCGCAGCGCACGCGGATTTCCAAGGCGCTCTCCGGCCCGCTCGCTGACCAGAACGACTATCTCTACACGCTGCACACCGCGCAGCTGACCGTCGCCTATCCGCTCGACCTGTTCGGGGCGGGCCGCAACAAGGTGCGCTCGGCGCGGGCGGCGGCCGATGTCGCGGCGCATCGGCTGCATGCGGCGCAGGCGACAGCGATCGCCAATCTCGTCCTCGCGGTGATCCAGCACGCCGCCCTGCAGGCGCAGATCGATGCCACCCAGGCGGCGATCCGCGACAATCGCGACTTGGTGACGCTGCTCGAAAAGCGGCGTGCGCTCGGGGACATCGGCGAAGCCGATGTAGGCGCGCAGCAGACCGCCCTCGCCACCATCGAGGCGACGCTGCCGCCGCTGGAGCGCCAGGCGCGGCACCAGGCCGGGCTGATCGCGACGCTCACCGGCCAGGCGCCGGGCACCGCCGCCGATCTGCCGAGCCTCGCCGAGCTGCAGCTGCCGGCCAGCCTGCCGGTCGCGCTGCCGGCGGACATCGTTGCCGCTCGTCCGGACGTGCGTGCGGCGGAAGCGCAGGTGCAGGGGGCGGCGGCGGACGTCGGTTCGGCGATCGCCGCCCGCCTGCCCTCGGTCACGCTCACCGGCAATGCCGGCGGATCGGCGACGCGCTTCCTCGACCTGTTCAAGGACGGCAATCCGTTCTTCTCAATCCTTGGCGGGGTGACCCAGCCGATCTTCCATGCCGGCCAGCTGAAGCACCAGCAGCGCGCGGCGGAAGCGGCGCTCGACGAGGCCAAGGCGCAGTATCGCGCAACAGCGCTCCAGGCGTTCCTCGATGTCGACGATGCGATCGCGGGGCTGCGCACCGATGCCGAGGCGCTCGATGCCGCCGCGCGCGCCGATGCGGCGGCGAGCCGCACGCTGGCGATGACGCGCCGGCAGGTGGAGTTGGGCGCTCTGGGCACGCTGCAGCTGCTCAACGCCTCCTCGGCCGCGTCGCAGGCATCGGTGCAGCTGGTCCAGGCCAAGGGCGCGCGGCTGGCAGACAGCGTCGCGCTGTTCCTCGCCTCGGGCAGCACGCCGGCGGACCTGCGGGCGGCTGGGCGCTAA
- a CDS encoding ROK family transcriptional regulator: protein MTSGRPPIRLSGTNLERAADHNQRVTLHAIRANGSLTRVDLARITGLTAAAIANITKRLLADGLIQEAGRRFGGRGQPPTNLIINPQACYSLGLNIDRDHVTLVLVDFLGETVARASREIDFALPEQVAAFYRAEVEALIASAGVDRRRIVGLGIASPDDLGLIALPGMPDAYRRWEETDLAELLVEPLDLPVFVENDAAAAAMGELQLGLGLQHSSFFYILISSALGGGLVIDSNYFRGATGRSGELGFLTHRDGDGVARQIQAHVSLSGLALPLEAAGYTVQDMLACDGSDPALEAVVDAWIEEAARLLVQPLLAVNCLINPEAVLIGGRLPGRHVDRLAARANAVLAEQGGDAPALAPIARAQLSADAPAVGAAILPFSYFLLPKSSALWKAPAGDGEAIAAFA, encoded by the coding sequence ATGACCAGCGGCCGCCCTCCGATCCGCCTTTCGGGTACCAACCTCGAACGTGCCGCTGACCATAACCAGCGTGTCACGCTGCATGCGATCCGCGCCAACGGATCGCTGACCCGGGTGGATCTGGCGCGGATTACCGGCCTGACCGCGGCGGCGATCGCGAACATCACCAAGCGGCTGCTGGCGGACGGGCTGATCCAGGAAGCCGGGCGGCGCTTCGGCGGGCGCGGGCAGCCGCCGACGAACCTGATCATCAATCCCCAGGCCTGCTATTCGCTGGGCCTCAACATCGACCGCGATCACGTCACGCTCGTGCTCGTGGATTTCCTCGGGGAGACCGTGGCGCGCGCGAGCCGGGAAATCGATTTCGCGCTACCCGAGCAGGTGGCGGCCTTCTACCGGGCCGAGGTGGAGGCGCTGATCGCCTCCGCGGGGGTGGATCGGCGGCGGATCGTCGGTCTCGGTATCGCCAGCCCGGACGATCTCGGCCTGATCGCGCTGCCGGGCATGCCGGACGCCTATCGGCGCTGGGAAGAGACCGACCTCGCCGAGCTGCTCGTCGAGCCGCTCGACCTGCCGGTGTTCGTCGAGAACGATGCCGCCGCCGCCGCGATGGGCGAGCTGCAGCTGGGGCTGGGCCTGCAGCATTCGAGCTTCTTCTACATCCTGATCTCCTCGGCGCTGGGCGGCGGGCTGGTGATCGACAGCAATTACTTCCGGGGCGCTACCGGGCGGAGCGGCGAGCTGGGTTTCCTCACCCATCGCGATGGGGACGGCGTGGCGCGCCAAATCCAGGCGCATGTCTCGCTGTCCGGGCTCGCCCTGCCGCTGGAGGCGGCCGGGTACACCGTGCAGGACATGCTGGCCTGCGACGGCAGCGATCCCGCGCTCGAAGCGGTGGTGGATGCCTGGATCGAGGAGGCGGCGCGGCTGCTCGTCCAGCCGTTGCTTGCGGTGAACTGCCTGATCAATCCCGAAGCCGTGCTGATCGGCGGCCGGCTACCGGGCCGTCATGTCGACCGGCTCGCCGCCCGCGCCAATGCGGTTCTCGCCGAACAGGGGGGCGATGCGCCTGCGCTGGCCCCGATCGCCCGTGCACAGCTCTCCGCCGACGCCCCGGCGGTGGGCGCGGCCATCCTGCCGTTCAGCTATTTCCTCCTGCCCAAGAGCAGTGCGCTGTGGAAAGCCCCGGCGGGCGATGGCGAGGCCATCGCCGCATTTGCCTGA